In Pongo abelii isolate AG06213 chromosome 5, NHGRI_mPonAbe1-v2.0_pri, whole genome shotgun sequence, a single genomic region encodes these proteins:
- the ABRACL gene encoding costars family protein ABRACL: protein MNVDHEVNLLVEEIHRLGSKNADGKLSVKFGVLFHDDKCANLFEALVGTLKAAKRRKIVTYPGELLLQGVHDDVDIILLQD from the exons ATGaatgtggatcatgaggttaacCTCTTAGTGGAGGAAATTCATCGTTTGGGTTCAAAAA ATGCTGATGGAAAGTTAAGCGTGAAATTTGGGGTCCTCTTCCATGATGATAAGTGTGCCAACCTCTTTGAAGCATTGGTTGGAACTCTCAAAGCTGCAAAACGAAGGAAGATTGTAACGTATCCAGGAGAGCTGCTTCTGCAAGGTGTTCATGATGATGTTGACATTATATTACTGCAAGATTAA